The following are encoded in a window of Chryseobacterium sp. genomic DNA:
- a CDS encoding DMT family transporter, producing MNSEKEKWVLLILLTIIWGSSFILIKKSLEHYGPFQVGALRVLIAGILLAPVAMLNIRKFPRKRLKWLIVAAVAGNFIPMFLFPLAETEVSSSIAGIVNSMMPIFVILIGALFWKFKTTGRQMIGVAISFSGACLLMLSGTEGDSLKIVPILWLLLATLLYAVSVTTVKSKLSDVPAKILSAFVFFFILFLPSLITLASTGFFNNFEGTKGEFIGLGYVSLLSVFGTGLAMMLNYRLLSISTPLFASTVTLLMPIVAVLWGVLDGESLTGLQFAGGFIIIGGLLFLRAKSSKA from the coding sequence ATGAATTCTGAAAAAGAAAAATGGGTCCTTCTGATCCTGCTCACCATTATCTGGGGCTCATCCTTCATCCTGATTAAAAAATCGCTTGAGCATTACGGACCTTTCCAGGTGGGTGCACTGCGTGTGCTGATTGCGGGAATTCTGCTGGCGCCTGTCGCTATGCTCAATATCCGGAAATTCCCGCGAAAGAGGCTGAAATGGCTTATTGTGGCGGCTGTCGCAGGTAACTTTATACCTATGTTTCTTTTTCCGCTGGCCGAAACAGAGGTGAGCAGCAGCATAGCCGGAATTGTAAATTCTATGATGCCCATTTTCGTAATTCTGATCGGTGCACTGTTCTGGAAATTCAAGACTACCGGCAGGCAGATGATTGGTGTGGCGATCAGTTTCTCAGGCGCCTGCTTGCTGATGCTGAGCGGCACAGAGGGTGACAGTCTGAAAATCGTGCCGATTCTGTGGTTGTTGCTGGCCACGCTGCTTTATGCGGTCAGCGTCACGACGGTAAAATCTAAATTAAGTGATGTGCCCGCAAAGATTCTGTCGGCCTTTGTATTTTTCTTTATCCTGTTTCTGCCCTCACTTATTACCCTTGCATCTACGGGCTTCTTCAATAATTTTGAAGGTACAAAAGGGGAGTTTATAGGTCTTGGCTATGTAAGCCTGCTTTCCGTTTTCGGTACAGGTCTGGCGATGATGCTGAATTACCGTTTGCTCAGTATCTCCACACCGCTGTTTGCATCCACAGTAACACTTCTGATGCCTATTGTGGCTGTACTCTGGGGTGTGTTGGATGGCGAAAGTCTTACAGGACTACAGTTTGCGGGTGGATTTATTATAATAGGAGGACTGCTGTTTTTGAGGGCAAAGAGTTCGAAAGCTTAG
- a CDS encoding DUF3871 family protein: MILQNSGEKLDNDILKFSQKPFIEANTIEVDFNHLRDDCIVPVFSKDNELTISHNNFIEVVANSVAQAYPQNTFTTPEIRVSHQIKGRTPDAIHKNVKELYDNEKTIYYERMAFIIQIPGIKDIVNGNELSLTVGGVRSYNLENLYNRKTMEKFKFFIGFQNKVCCNLCVSSDGFVGEMRVANHHELQEKISKVIHDYNAELHLMEMKELTQDYLSEHQFAQLIGRSRLYQHLPKQEKQNIPTLNFNDSHINTMARDYYEDQAFSRAEEGRINLWSVFNLFTQANKSSYIDTFLDRNLNAFEFSKGLQKALNGDSDYHWFLS; the protein is encoded by the coding sequence ATGATTTTGCAAAATTCTGGTGAAAAGCTTGATAATGATATTTTAAAATTTTCACAAAAGCCTTTTATAGAAGCCAATACTATTGAAGTGGATTTTAACCACTTAAGAGATGACTGTATTGTGCCAGTATTCAGTAAGGACAATGAGCTAACCATTAGTCACAACAATTTTATTGAAGTTGTGGCTAATTCTGTTGCCCAGGCTTATCCTCAGAATACATTTACCACTCCTGAGATTCGGGTATCCCACCAAATTAAGGGGAGGACTCCAGATGCTATACATAAGAATGTGAAGGAACTGTATGATAATGAGAAAACTATTTATTACGAGAGGATGGCATTCATTATCCAGATTCCCGGCATTAAGGATATAGTTAATGGAAATGAACTCTCCCTAACTGTAGGAGGTGTTAGGAGTTATAACTTGGAGAATCTGTATAACAGGAAGACAATGGAGAAGTTTAAGTTCTTCATTGGCTTTCAAAATAAAGTATGTTGTAACCTGTGTGTAAGCAGTGATGGTTTTGTAGGTGAAATGAGAGTAGCTAACCATCACGAGTTGCAGGAAAAGATATCAAAGGTTATTCATGATTATAATGCTGAACTACACCTAATGGAAATGAAGGAATTAACTCAAGACTATCTTTCAGAACACCAGTTTGCACAGCTTATTGGCAGGAGTAGGTTATATCAGCACTTACCAAAGCAGGAGAAGCAGAACATTCCAACACTGAATTTTAATGATAGTCATATTAATACCATGGCTAGGGATTACTATGAGGATCAAGCATTCAGTAGAGCTGAAGAGGGAAGGATTAACCTCTGGAGTGTTTTTAATCTCTTCACACAGGCTAATAAGAGCTCCTATATAGACACTTTTCTGGATAGGAATCTGAATGCCTTTGAATTTTCAAAAGGTCTTCAGAAGGCACTCAATGGTGATTCTGATTATCATTGGTTTTTGAGTTAA
- a CDS encoding helix-turn-helix domain-containing protein gives MVDKIDFQKALGRRIKDLRETKNVSQAELAALCNFEKSNMNRIESGKTCPSSYTLYKISTALEVKLSEVTSVIS, from the coding sequence ATGGTGGATAAAATTGATTTTCAAAAGGCTCTGGGTAGAAGGATTAAGGATCTGAGAGAGACTAAAAATGTCTCTCAGGCTGAACTTGCAGCCCTCTGTAATTTTGAAAAATCCAACATGAACCGAATTGAATCCGGTAAGACCTGTCCCAGTAGTTACACACTTTACAAAATCTCTACTGCTTTGGAAGTCAAACTATCTGAAGTCACTTCAGTGATATCTTAA
- the aat gene encoding leucyl/phenylalanyl-tRNA--protein transferase, whose amino-acid sequence MYKLDKNLIAFPDPAHYHPPDGLLAFGGDLSAERIRLAYENGIFPWYNPGEEILWWCPDPRFVLYPDELRISKSMKKVLRDEGFTFTENHCFRKVLEHCMLIERPGQEGTWLNEELIETFTQLHHDCLAKSVEVWQKGELVGGFYGIQIGNVFCGESMFSHVSNASKAGFIHFVNKYRDTLELIDCQIHSEHLESLGARMIPKSQYLNILKRNNEF is encoded by the coding sequence ATGTACAAGCTCGACAAAAATCTTATCGCTTTCCCCGATCCCGCGCATTATCATCCACCCGACGGACTGTTGGCGTTTGGCGGTGACCTGTCCGCGGAAAGGATTAGACTTGCTTATGAAAACGGCATATTTCCCTGGTATAATCCCGGGGAGGAGATTCTGTGGTGGTGTCCGGACCCGCGTTTCGTGCTTTATCCTGATGAACTGAGAATTTCAAAGTCGATGAAGAAGGTACTGCGCGATGAGGGTTTTACCTTCACCGAAAACCATTGTTTCCGTAAAGTTCTGGAACACTGTATGCTTATTGAACGTCCGGGACAGGAGGGTACCTGGCTTAATGAGGAACTGATTGAAACTTTCACGCAGCTGCATCACGATTGTTTGGCAAAAAGCGTAGAGGTTTGGCAGAAGGGCGAACTTGTGGGAGGCTTTTACGGAATCCAGATAGGCAATGTTTTTTGCGGTGAAAGTATGTTTTCCCACGTCAGCAATGCTTCAAAGGCAGGATTCATCCATTTTGTTAATAAATACCGCGACACTTTAGAACTTATAGACTGCCAGATTCATTCTGAACATCTGGAAAGCCTGGGAGCCAGAATGATTCCCAAATCACAATACCTGAACATCCTGAAAAGAAACAATGAATTCTGA
- the gdhA gene encoding NADP-specific glutamate dehydrogenase: MEHYNVDQKIQDFIAKIEAKNPNEPEFLQAVKEVAVTVIPFIASRPQYNGMKLLERMSEPERTIIFRVPWVDDQGEIHVNRGFRIQMNSAIGPYKGGIRFHPTVNLSVLKFLAFEQTFKNSLTTLPMGGGKGGSDFDPQGKSDMEIMRFCQAFMTEMCKHIGPETDVPAGDIGVGAREIGYLFGQYKKIRNEFTGVLTGKGLAYGGSLIRPEATGYGVVYFAEQMLKTIDQDFNGKTVTVSGFGNVAWGVIKKVEELGGTCVTISGPDGYIYDKDGITGDKIDYLLELRASGNNRAEDYVKKFPGAEFHAGKRPWEVKCDVAIPAATQNELDLEDAKILVENGVVCVTEAANMPSTLEAINHFLEHKVLFSPGKASNAGGVATSGLEMTQNSIRLNWSSEEVDTRLKEIMIGIHKACRDYGKEEDGYVNYVKGANIAGFVKVAEAMLAQGVV, translated from the coding sequence ATGGAACACTATAATGTAGATCAAAAAATTCAGGATTTTATTGCCAAAATCGAGGCGAAAAATCCTAACGAGCCGGAATTCCTTCAGGCTGTAAAAGAAGTAGCAGTAACTGTAATCCCGTTTATTGCCAGCAGACCTCAGTATAACGGAATGAAACTTTTGGAAAGAATGTCTGAGCCGGAGCGTACCATAATTTTCCGTGTTCCCTGGGTTGATGATCAGGGCGAAATCCATGTAAACCGTGGTTTCAGAATTCAGATGAATTCAGCCATCGGACCGTATAAGGGCGGCATCAGGTTCCATCCTACGGTAAACCTTTCCGTACTTAAGTTCCTGGCGTTCGAACAGACCTTTAAGAATTCACTTACCACTTTGCCTATGGGTGGCGGTAAAGGTGGTTCCGATTTTGATCCACAGGGAAAATCAGACATGGAAATCATGCGTTTCTGCCAGGCTTTTATGACAGAAATGTGCAAGCATATCGGTCCGGAGACTGATGTACCTGCCGGAGATATCGGCGTAGGCGCGAGGGAGATCGGCTACCTTTTCGGTCAGTACAAGAAAATCAGGAACGAATTTACCGGTGTTCTTACAGGTAAAGGGCTTGCTTATGGCGGATCACTGATCCGTCCGGAAGCCACGGGTTATGGAGTTGTCTACTTTGCCGAGCAGATGCTAAAGACCATTGACCAGGATTTTAATGGCAAGACTGTAACTGTTTCAGGTTTTGGTAATGTGGCTTGGGGTGTTATTAAGAAAGTGGAAGAATTGGGCGGTACCTGCGTTACCATTTCAGGCCCTGACGGTTATATCTATGACAAGGACGGAATTACTGGCGATAAAATTGACTATCTGCTTGAATTACGCGCATCAGGAAATAACCGCGCTGAAGATTATGTGAAGAAGTTCCCGGGCGCCGAATTCCATGCCGGCAAACGTCCGTGGGAAGTAAAATGTGACGTTGCCATTCCGGCCGCCACGCAAAATGAACTTGATCTGGAAGACGCAAAAATATTGGTTGAAAACGGTGTAGTTTGCGTTACGGAAGCCGCCAACATGCCTAGCACACTTGAAGCTATAAATCATTTCCTGGAGCACAAGGTACTTTTTTCACCAGGTAAGGCTTCCAATGCCGGAGGTGTAGCCACATCCGGGTTGGAAATGACCCAAAACTCCATCCGCCTGAACTGGAGTTCCGAGGAGGTTGATACCCGTTTGAAGGAGATTATGATTGGAATCCACAAAGCCTGCCGCGATTACGGTAAAGAAGAAGACGGCTATGTGAACTATGTAAAAGGAGCTAATATCGCCGGATTCGTAAAAGTTGCGGAGGCAATGCTGGCACAGGGCGTTGTATAA
- a CDS encoding DEAD/DEAH box helicase family protein, with translation MYEFKAKPNPSEIDYKTIRPEDFPGYNVKDQSYITIKPNENGYISEFLAQEIDLEHKDTTVINASVGQGKTTALISIANEYADKRDYVVFIVAPFKSLLDQYKQHLLNVDVDEGHILDYRTLEYMTIEKDKVKFAERKFQLMTFNFLLANSGDRYLKQADHKIEYLDFLLEEYRSKGKKVVIIFDEIHDAIHNFKEELVFNIFRWKDSIHKIFVSSATFNESSKVVIKYLAELTDQKIIIFESPRLQEEGRVNDLNILVYDKATYDLEDPNLMQFFNLEIGVANKINILTYTRSLAHKFIRSQIGIGIRSKYGPFNVCTGDTETVFSSAHNNIGTTFKTGISIDEENTAFYIFLPSRKEYFNPSPNLGIFSDGINSLIQALARLRKKGRIYVITPDMNTQFEEPDRRFPKSNALLSLSDQDRLLSAFYSDLKNKLYPEIEYLQGDRTLIKASFPDYNQYKLANGERFFRTYFDIYGRNITNYFNWASSNNQFVNCRLNIVYKLDLRIEESKILEGLMDYFLKTFSNDPSFRFSTSFVKYDKLRRSIFSNHVILVHKLGRTTELEEYKNVTFEKHIIKFIQNLSGLPYLANDLGSDHEEPSLVIKNKESLKYLEPFKIRKLNNYVRFSDPNYLITTEEYIRNAIYYSMNIVIKQDDLNVKFEKIITLYMELGEYREKLKEYFKDGGKYLIVPNDKDFRFSDSDFKKLSSLFGTLLENDKILSKVIIPFKSGITHKSLFTLLKKVYFEVGRTHIDKEKVIVIKREMEYTDIGINLIYPEKDIVTVFHESQKKYPYVHEDGP, from the coding sequence ATGTATGAATTTAAGGCTAAACCTAATCCATCAGAGATTGATTATAAGACCATCAGACCTGAAGATTTCCCAGGCTATAACGTAAAAGATCAAAGTTATATAACTATTAAGCCAAATGAAAATGGTTATATTTCTGAGTTTCTTGCACAGGAGATAGATCTTGAACACAAGGATACCACAGTTATTAATGCAAGCGTGGGACAAGGTAAAACCACAGCATTAATCAGTATTGCGAATGAATATGCTGACAAGAGGGACTATGTTGTCTTTATTGTTGCACCTTTTAAATCATTACTGGATCAGTATAAACAGCATTTATTGAATGTAGATGTTGATGAGGGTCATATTCTGGACTATAGAACCCTAGAATACATGACTATTGAAAAGGATAAAGTTAAGTTTGCTGAAAGAAAATTTCAATTGATGACCTTCAACTTTTTATTGGCCAACAGTGGAGATAGGTACCTTAAGCAGGCTGATCATAAGATTGAGTATCTTGATTTCCTGCTAGAAGAGTATCGTTCAAAGGGCAAAAAGGTTGTTATCATTTTTGATGAGATTCATGATGCAATCCATAATTTTAAAGAAGAACTGGTTTTTAACATTTTTAGATGGAAAGACAGCATACATAAAATATTTGTTTCTAGTGCCACTTTCAATGAATCCTCAAAAGTGGTTATCAAGTATCTAGCAGAGCTGACTGATCAGAAAATAATAATTTTTGAGTCCCCACGGCTACAGGAAGAGGGTAGGGTTAATGACTTGAATATATTAGTTTATGATAAAGCAACCTATGATCTTGAAGACCCCAATCTCATGCAGTTCTTCAATCTTGAGATAGGTGTTGCTAACAAGATCAATATTTTAACTTATACCAGATCACTAGCTCATAAATTTATTAGATCTCAAATTGGAATCGGGATAAGGTCTAAATATGGACCTTTTAACGTATGTACAGGTGATACTGAAACAGTATTTAGTTCTGCGCATAATAATATAGGCACCACTTTTAAAACAGGAATTAGTATTGATGAAGAAAATACTGCATTTTACATTTTCTTGCCCTCCAGGAAGGAGTATTTTAATCCTTCACCTAATCTTGGTATATTCTCTGATGGGATCAATTCCTTAATTCAAGCTCTTGCTAGGTTACGAAAGAAGGGAAGAATTTATGTGATTACTCCTGATATGAATACTCAATTTGAAGAGCCTGACAGAAGATTTCCAAAATCTAATGCTTTACTGTCCCTTAGCGACCAAGACCGATTATTATCAGCTTTTTATAGTGATTTGAAGAATAAGCTTTATCCAGAAATAGAATATCTTCAGGGAGACAGAACTTTGATAAAAGCAAGTTTCCCTGACTATAATCAGTATAAACTAGCCAATGGTGAGCGATTCTTTAGAACATACTTCGACATTTATGGGCGTAATATTACCAATTATTTTAACTGGGCGTCATCTAATAATCAGTTTGTCAACTGTAGGTTGAATATAGTATATAAGCTAGATCTCAGGATAGAGGAAAGTAAAATATTAGAAGGGCTGATGGATTATTTCCTTAAAACCTTTTCCAATGATCCTTCCTTTAGGTTTTCCACTTCCTTTGTGAAATACGATAAACTAAGGAGATCAATTTTTTCTAATCATGTGATTCTCGTGCACAAGCTGGGACGAACAACTGAACTCGAAGAATATAAAAATGTAACATTTGAAAAACACATAATCAAATTTATTCAAAATCTAAGTGGATTACCCTATTTAGCTAATGATCTAGGGTCAGATCATGAAGAGCCTAGCTTGGTTATAAAAAATAAGGAGAGCTTAAAATATCTTGAGCCCTTCAAAATCAGGAAATTAAACAATTATGTCAGATTTTCTGATCCAAACTACCTCATTACAACAGAAGAGTATATTCGCAATGCCATTTACTATTCTATGAACATTGTTATTAAACAGGACGATTTAAATGTGAAGTTTGAAAAAATAATAACGTTGTACATGGAATTGGGAGAATATCGAGAGAAGTTGAAAGAATATTTCAAAGACGGAGGAAAATATTTGATAGTTCCAAACGACAAAGATTTCAGGTTTTCTGATAGTGATTTTAAAAAGTTGAGTTCTTTGTTCGGTACCCTCCTGGAAAATGATAAAATATTGTCAAAAGTGATTATCCCTTTTAAAAGTGGAATAACTCACAAGAGCCTATTCACCCTGCTAAAAAAGGTGTATTTTGAAGTAGGAAGAACACACATTGATAAGGAAAAGGTAATTGTAATAAAGAGGGAAATGGAATATACTGATATTGGTATTAACCTAATATATCCTGAAAAAGATATTGTTACCGTATTTCATGAATCACAAAAAAAATATCCATATGTTCATGAAGATGGACCATAA
- a CDS encoding site-specific integrase gives MKLSILFLLRKNKTNAKGTCPIECRLTLDKQRKPFSTGIFINPDNWNAQRQKAFPPNMDNNQINNQLSLIKQNLNQAFLLLQVQEKEFDVDDIYRYYKGENIKQDKTILDMFNLHISKQEKLIGITTTAVSVAKFYQTRNHLKSFIKYKYNRGDFMLKEMTMAFITEFEYYLKAEKQFKQNTIHKTLQRFKQIVKQAVGLDFLEKDPFLLHKNKKPTKQVIFLSPEELAKLEQYKFASVRLQQVADMFIFCCYTGLPYQEMRSLKSSDIQTGFDGNKWIVLTRQKTDKPYSIPLLSKAQKILDRYSPEYEVLPVISNQRLNAYLKEIAEILGIDKNLTHHMARKTFASTILLYNDIPMEIVSELLGHSEISTTQGHYAKVVQKKISQQMNLLDRKLK, from the coding sequence ATGAAACTATCAATCTTATTCCTCCTAAGGAAAAATAAAACAAATGCAAAAGGCACATGTCCTATTGAATGTAGGCTTACACTTGATAAGCAAAGAAAGCCATTCTCTACAGGAATATTTATAAATCCTGATAATTGGAATGCTCAAAGACAAAAAGCATTTCCACCAAATATGGACAATAACCAAATTAATAATCAATTGAGCCTGATTAAGCAAAATCTTAATCAGGCTTTTTTATTGCTGCAAGTTCAGGAAAAAGAGTTTGATGTAGATGACATCTACAGATATTATAAAGGTGAAAATATAAAACAGGACAAAACTATTCTTGATATGTTTAATCTTCACATTTCTAAGCAAGAGAAGCTGATTGGAATTACAACCACAGCAGTTTCAGTAGCCAAGTTCTACCAGACAAGAAATCATCTGAAATCTTTTATTAAGTATAAATATAACAGGGGAGATTTCATGCTAAAGGAAATGACAATGGCATTTATTACAGAATTTGAATACTATTTGAAAGCAGAAAAACAGTTTAAACAAAATACCATCCATAAAACCTTACAAAGGTTTAAGCAAATTGTAAAGCAGGCAGTGGGATTAGACTTCTTAGAGAAAGATCCATTCCTTCTGCACAAGAATAAGAAACCTACTAAGCAAGTGATATTCTTAAGTCCAGAGGAGCTAGCTAAATTAGAGCAGTATAAATTTGCTTCTGTACGACTACAGCAAGTAGCTGATATGTTTATATTTTGTTGCTATACGGGGCTACCCTACCAGGAAATGAGAAGTCTTAAGAGTAGTGATATTCAAACAGGTTTCGATGGTAATAAGTGGATTGTTTTAACTAGACAAAAAACTGACAAGCCCTATTCAATACCGTTACTTTCCAAAGCACAAAAGATTTTGGATAGATATTCACCGGAGTATGAGGTGCTTCCGGTAATTTCAAATCAAAGATTAAATGCATATCTTAAGGAGATTGCTGAAATTTTGGGTATTGACAAGAACCTTACACATCATATGGCCAGAAAGACATTTGCTTCCACTATTCTACTATATAATGATATTCCTATGGAGATTGTTTCTGAACTCTTAGGTCATTCAGAAATAAGCACTACCCAAGGACACTATGCTAAGGTTGTACAGAAGAAGATAAGTCAGCAGATGAATCTGCTTGATAGAAAGCTTAAATGA
- a CDS encoding DUF3127 domain-containing protein, which produces MELQGTIKKITDVQTFASGFQKREMVLLTEEQYPQPINIEFVQDKVDLLNSCTEGEKVKVSINIRGREWTSPQNEVKYFNSIVGWRLEKIADSTSFEPTQASGGTQAAPAPGKNVFEEEDDDLPF; this is translated from the coding sequence ATGGAATTACAGGGAACAATAAAAAAAATAACTGACGTTCAGACATTTGCGAGCGGTTTTCAAAAAAGAGAAATGGTGCTTCTTACCGAAGAGCAGTATCCGCAGCCAATTAATATTGAATTCGTACAGGATAAGGTAGACCTTCTGAACAGTTGTACTGAAGGTGAAAAAGTGAAAGTTAGCATTAATATTCGCGGCCGCGAGTGGACTTCTCCTCAAAATGAAGTGAAATATTTCAATTCGATCGTGGGTTGGAGGCTTGAAAAAATAGCTGACAGCACTTCTTTCGAGCCTACTCAGGCTTCAGGAGGAACTCAGGCAGCACCAGCGCCGGGCAAAAATGTTTTTGAAGAAGAGGATGACGATTTGCCATTCTAA
- a CDS encoding ATP-binding protein has product MQLRQSERRKAKIKMALQGPSGGGKSYSALLLGKGLANGDLSKVAVIDTENGSADLYAHLGNYNVITLKPPFTPENYIKAIEVCENAGMEVIVIDSISHEWDELLDFHSKLAGNSFTNWAKVTPRQKAFIDKILQAKAHVIATMRTKQDYVLNQKDGKFVPEKVGLKSVQRDGVDYEFTLVFDIDIKHFAVSSKDRTGLFAGKPDFIIKESTGTEILDWCNSSEKPTKDKDFLSASRLTRDEIGLRDVMTRMQESNSIAELLTLFKMYPSLQQDLKPHYEARKAFLQKMSNPQNYSNNGKL; this is encoded by the coding sequence ATGCAATTAAGACAATCAGAAAGAAGAAAAGCCAAGATTAAGATGGCTTTACAAGGACCAAGTGGTGGTGGGAAGAGTTATTCAGCCCTACTTCTAGGTAAAGGATTAGCTAATGGTGACCTCTCAAAGGTGGCTGTTATTGATACTGAGAATGGCAGTGCAGATTTGTATGCTCATTTGGGAAACTACAATGTTATTACTTTGAAACCGCCATTCACACCCGAGAACTACATTAAAGCTATAGAGGTCTGTGAGAATGCAGGTATGGAAGTGATCGTTATTGATTCAATATCACATGAATGGGATGAGCTGCTTGACTTTCATAGCAAGTTAGCCGGCAACTCGTTCACTAACTGGGCAAAAGTAACTCCTAGGCAGAAAGCGTTTATTGATAAGATTCTTCAGGCTAAGGCTCATGTTATTGCAACAATGAGAACCAAGCAGGATTATGTTCTTAACCAAAAGGATGGGAAGTTTGTTCCAGAGAAAGTGGGACTTAAAAGTGTTCAAAGGGATGGAGTAGACTATGAGTTCACATTAGTATTTGATATAGATATTAAACACTTTGCGGTTTCATCTAAGGACAGAACAGGTCTCTTTGCGGGTAAACCAGATTTCATAATTAAAGAATCTACCGGAACTGAAATTCTTGACTGGTGTAACTCAAGTGAAAAACCTACTAAGGATAAAGATTTCTTATCTGCTAGTAGGTTGACAAGGGATGAAATTGGTCTTAGGGATGTGATGACTAGAATGCAGGAAAGTAATTCCATAGCTGAGCTTCTAACACTATTTAAGATGTATCCTAGCTTGCAACAGGATTTGAAACCTCACTATGAAGCGCGAAAGGCTTTCCTGCAAAAAATGTCTAACCCCCAAAATTATTCAAATAATGGAAAACTATAA
- the dprA gene encoding DNA-processing protein DprA — MFADEHLYSIALRKCSNIGDINFYKLVNAVGSAREVWSFPKRELAKILGIGNRTLHEIGSGEALQFAEKELKFCESHSIHIRLRHRAELPALLNECEDAPAILYQKGNLQPYRKSFSMVGTRNMTSYGKGFVHDFFQHIRKSGIISVSGLALGVDTEVHEQSLKEQIPTVAVLAHGFHTIYPSKNRKLAERILEHNGVLLSEFNSSQKPDRENFIQRNRIVAGLSEATIVVETAFGGGSVSTVGFANTYNREVYALPGKINDKYSQGCNMVIAQNKARIISTVTDLVEELGLDDQSGLMEPLFPKSELRRQMTEDQKIIYNIIVENPYISLDEIAGKTSSASHKILSQLLELELSGLIKALSGRQYTANP, encoded by the coding sequence ATGTTTGCGGACGAACATCTGTATTCTATTGCTTTGCGCAAATGCAGTAATATAGGAGATATTAACTTCTATAAACTTGTCAATGCAGTTGGGTCTGCCCGGGAAGTCTGGAGTTTCCCAAAGCGGGAACTGGCTAAGATTTTAGGTATCGGTAACAGGACACTGCACGAAATAGGTTCCGGCGAAGCGCTGCAGTTTGCAGAAAAGGAGCTGAAATTCTGCGAAAGTCACAGCATACACATCAGACTAAGGCACCGGGCAGAATTACCTGCTCTGCTTAACGAGTGTGAAGATGCGCCGGCAATACTATATCAGAAGGGAAATCTGCAACCATACCGCAAGTCCTTTTCAATGGTAGGAACGAGAAACATGACGTCTTACGGCAAAGGGTTTGTTCACGATTTCTTCCAGCACATCCGGAAATCAGGAATTATCTCTGTAAGCGGCCTGGCTTTAGGTGTGGATACAGAGGTGCATGAGCAGTCGCTGAAGGAACAGATTCCTACCGTTGCTGTGCTGGCACATGGTTTCCACACCATCTATCCATCCAAAAACCGGAAACTGGCAGAGCGGATTTTGGAGCATAATGGAGTATTGCTTTCAGAATTTAACTCATCACAAAAACCCGACCGGGAAAATTTCATTCAGAGAAACCGCATCGTTGCGGGCTTGTCCGAAGCTACCATTGTTGTGGAAACGGCTTTTGGCGGCGGCTCGGTAAGTACTGTCGGTTTTGCGAACACCTATAACCGGGAGGTCTATGCGCTTCCCGGAAAGATAAACGATAAGTACAGTCAGGGTTGCAATATGGTCATTGCACAAAACAAAGCCCGTATAATTAGTACAGTTACAGATTTGGTGGAAGAATTGGGTCTGGATGACCAATCGGGTCTTATGGAGCCACTTTTTCCTAAATCTGAATTGAGACGACAAATGACTGAAGATCAAAAGATCATCTATAATATCATAGTGGAAAACCCTTATATCTCTCTGGATGAGATAGCAGGAAAAACCTCCTCGGCATCGCATAAGATTTTAAGTCAACTCCTTGAACTTGAACTTAGCGGCTTAATTAAAGCACTTTCAGGGAGGCAATATACAGCAAATCCCTGA
- a CDS encoding JAB domain-containing protein: MENTIAEIQVSYKPSRLLDFKIQDSQKSFQVILDKWEKDTIEMQEEVKLLLLNRNNKVLGIYSLAKGGITSCVVDVRIILAVALKALATGIILVHNHPSGNLAPSADDKNITEQLQSSCKLVGITLVDHLIITREDYFSFADEGLL, from the coding sequence ATGGAAAATACAATAGCAGAAATCCAGGTCTCTTATAAGCCCAGTAGGTTATTAGATTTCAAGATCCAGGACAGTCAGAAGTCATTTCAGGTAATTCTGGACAAGTGGGAAAAGGACACCATTGAAATGCAGGAAGAAGTCAAACTTTTGCTGCTAAACAGGAATAATAAGGTCTTGGGTATATACTCTCTGGCTAAAGGTGGTATAACCTCATGTGTTGTGGATGTAAGGATTATCTTAGCTGTAGCTTTGAAGGCATTGGCAACAGGAATAATTTTGGTCCACAATCACCCCAGTGGAAATTTGGCTCCCAGTGCAGATGACAAAAATATCACTGAACAGTTACAATCATCCTGTAAGCTAGTAGGTATCACCTTGGTGGATCATCTTATCATTACCAGAGAAGATTATTTCAGTTTTGCTGATGAAGGATTATTGTAA